Genomic window (Fimbriimonadaceae bacterium):
TGTTCACAGGGTGCGGTAGTCCGGATTGCGGATCACCGATCGTGCCGGACGGCGTATCAGGGACGTGAAGATAGCCCCTTTCCTGAAGCGATGGGTCCCGGGTTCGAACTGGCTATCGATCGGGAAGATCGGGCTTGCATCGATGGCGTCGGTCACGTAGGGTAGGGGCCGCTTTCGCGGAGTCTCAAGCATGGACAGTCCACCCACTCCTCAGAACAAACTCTGGTACCTCAAGCACATTCGATTGTTCGACGGGATTTCTCCATCGGAAATGCAGGAGATGGAGAAGATTACCAGGATGGAAGAGGTCAAGAAGCGACAACCGTTCTACCTTCCCGGCGATCCAAGCTCCAACGTGTATCTCCTCAAACGAGGGCGCGTCAAACTGGCCAACACCGCCGCAAGCGGCAAGGAAGTGACGTTCGACATCCTGGAGCCTGGAGAGGTCTTTGGAGAGTTAGAGGTCTTGGAAGGTTTGCCTCGTGAAACCGCCGCCGAAGCGTTGGATGATGCCATGATTTGCGTCATTCGCCGCGAAGACTTCGATCGGTACCTGGCCATGCATCCGAAGATCACCGTGAAGCTGACGAAACTGATCGGCTTGCGGTTGAGGCGCATTCAAAGCCGTATCGAGGACTTGGTCTTCCGGGATGTCCCGGCGCGATTGGCCCATTTGCTGCTCGAACTCAGCAAAAGCGACGGCGCGCAAGAGCCGCGTGGGATTCGGATCAAGGCGAAATTGACGCATCAGGAAATGGCCAACCTCATCGGCTGTAGCCGGGAGACGGTGAGTGCCACGCTGGGACAGTTCCGCGATGAAGGGCTTCTTCAACTCGACGGCCGCACCCTGACGATTCTAGACCCCAAAGGGTTGTCCAGACTGCTTGGTTGAAGGGGTTTCCCTCGGGCGCCTCTCCGCCAAGAAGCTCTGAGTTCCTCGAACTACACCAGCCGCTGCCGGAATGCTTCCTCAGCCTGCGTATCATTCTCGTATCGCCTTCGCCCGCTTCTGCAGATACGCGTTGCGGACGGCTGCGTACAGGTCCAGCGTCGCTTCCTCCACCCCTTGAAACGTTTCCAGATTGAGTGCCCGGTCGTTGGTGATTTCTCCGACACGTCTGCCCAGCTGGATCACGGAGGTCGTTGTCCGATTTTTATGAGCGATGACTGAGGGCACCCCCTGGATCTCGATGAGCGG
Coding sequences:
- a CDS encoding Crp/Fnr family transcriptional regulator; the protein is MDSPPTPQNKLWYLKHIRLFDGISPSEMQEMEKITRMEEVKKRQPFYLPGDPSSNVYLLKRGRVKLANTAASGKEVTFDILEPGEVFGELEVLEGLPRETAAEALDDAMICVIRREDFDRYLAMHPKITVKLTKLIGLRLRRIQSRIEDLVFRDVPARLAHLLLELSKSDGAQEPRGIRIKAKLTHQEMANLIGCSRETVSATLGQFRDEGLLQLDGRTLTILDPKGLSRLLG